One Candidatus Flexicrinis proximus DNA window includes the following coding sequences:
- the rpsG gene encoding 30S ribosomal protein S7, with amino-acid sequence MPRRNSPPQRIVPADNKFNSVNITMFINRMMYGGKRSTAQGIMYEALDIIEEKLKKNPIEIFDQALRNVTPAVEVKPRRVGGSTYQVPVEVTTDRGVSLAMRWILQNSRTRGGKGMPSKLAAELIDAANGQGNSIKKKDETHRMAEANRAFAHYK; translated from the coding sequence ATGCCAAGGCGCAATAGTCCTCCGCAGCGGATCGTCCCCGCGGACAACAAGTTTAACAGCGTGAACATCACCATGTTCATTAACCGTATGATGTACGGCGGCAAGCGCAGCACCGCCCAGGGCATCATGTACGAAGCCCTCGATATCATCGAGGAAAAGCTCAAGAAAAACCCGATCGAGATTTTCGATCAAGCTCTCCGTAACGTTACACCCGCAGTCGAAGTCAAGCCGCGTCGTGTTGGCGGTTCGACCTATCAGGTCCCGGTCGAAGTTACGACCGATCGCGGTGTCTCGTTGGCGATGCGCTGGATTCTTCAGAATTCGCGTACTCGCGGCGGCAAAGGTATGCCCAGCAAGCTCGCCGCAGAACTCATTGATGCGGCCAACGGTCAGGGGAACTCGATCAAGAAAAAGGACGAGACCCATCGCATGGCGGAAGCGAACCGCGCGTTCGCTCACTATAAGTAA
- the rpsL gene encoding 30S ribosomal protein S12: MPTINQLVRKGRQTKKSKTKAPALQYTLNAYSQKRTRRRKGAPQKRGVCTVVKTMTPKKPNSALRKVARVRLSNGLEVTAYIPGEGHSLQEHSVVLVRGGRVKDLPGVRYHIVRGTLDSDGVKGRLQARSKYGAKRPKAGAPAAAAGKGAPKGKK, encoded by the coding sequence ATGCCTACCATCAACCAGTTGGTGCGTAAGGGCCGCCAGACGAAGAAGAGCAAGACTAAAGCGCCTGCGCTGCAGTACACGCTGAATGCTTACTCGCAGAAGCGTACGCGCCGCCGCAAGGGTGCCCCGCAGAAGCGTGGCGTTTGCACAGTCGTCAAGACGATGACGCCGAAGAAGCCGAACTCGGCGCTCCGTAAGGTCGCTCGTGTCCGTCTTTCGAACGGTCTCGAAGTCACTGCCTATATCCCGGGTGAGGGTCACTCGCTCCAGGAACACAGCGTTGTGCTCGTACGTGGCGGTCGTGTAAAGGACCTGCCAGGCGTCCGTTACCACATCGTCCGTGGCACTTTGGACAGCGATGGCGTCAAGGGCCGCCTCCAGGCCCGCAGCAAGTATGGTGCAAAGCGTCCCAAGGCGGGCGCGCCTGCCGCAGCAGCTGGTAAGGGTGCCCCTAAGGGCAAGAAGTAG
- a CDS encoding response regulator transcription factor — protein MSDTILIIDDEQRIIDLARMYLEQDGYAVKSATDGAVGYKLVGELEPSLIVLDLMLPGMDGLEICRKVRGQSDVPIIMLTARGDDIDKIVGLELGADDYLTKPFNPRELLARVKAILRRTDRKSAPSSEAVVVGNLSIDPDRRVVLIDERDVDLRMNEFDLVYVLARNPGRVFSRERLLEVVWGYDFAGETRTVDVHIAHLRHKLEGMTPNIETVWGVGYKLEMR, from the coding sequence ATGAGCGACACTATTCTGATTATCGACGACGAGCAGCGGATCATCGATCTGGCCCGGATGTACCTCGAACAGGACGGATACGCGGTGAAATCCGCGACAGACGGCGCGGTCGGGTACAAGCTGGTGGGCGAACTTGAGCCAAGCCTGATCGTGCTGGATCTGATGCTGCCAGGGATGGACGGGCTTGAAATCTGCCGCAAAGTGCGGGGACAGTCTGACGTTCCGATCATTATGCTGACGGCGCGCGGCGACGATATCGACAAAATCGTGGGGCTGGAGCTGGGCGCAGACGATTACCTGACAAAACCCTTTAACCCACGGGAACTACTGGCGCGAGTCAAGGCGATCCTGCGGCGAACTGACCGCAAATCTGCGCCGTCGAGTGAAGCGGTGGTGGTCGGGAATTTGTCGATTGATCCGGACCGGCGGGTCGTCCTGATTGATGAGCGGGATGTCGACCTGCGAATGAATGAATTCGACCTGGTCTATGTGCTGGCGAGGAATCCGGGGCGAGTTTTCAGCCGCGAACGGCTGCTGGAGGTCGTCTGGGGTTACGATTTCGCTGGGGAAACCCGCACGGTGGACGTACACATCGCGCACCTGAGGCATAAGCTGGAAGGGATGACGCCGAATATCGAGACGGTATGGGGCGTAGGTTATAAGCTGGAGATGCGGTAA
- a CDS encoding HAMP domain-containing protein: MSLRWRLFATYFLLLTVTLAVIIGSLLVFFSARPEPPLQTYRELASVSQAMIDELLPTTTGRLARARLSELSTEYDVRILLMNGANQTVEFDSAQLIAEGTAVELNRDRNYDVLGRTLQVSGAYVGGFNDPATGQPWLFLGLQTRFQNITAVLGKVQSTRTLNDALAEFGSSIAAPLIQSGIVGLVFAFILAAFISRQIAKPLGAVADAAGAVARGDYEVSLPETGASEVRAVAQAFNTMTREVRSTQQSQRDFLANVSHDLKTPLTSIQGYSQAIIDGAVREPAAAAEVIYSEADRLSRMVTDLTDLARLQSGRVSLHLDRVDIAALTEALAQRIEVVAKKKNVALRVNSPGSIVVAADGDRMAQVITNLLSNAVKFTPENGHVNVSLRGLDNGVEVAVHDSGIGIPQNELTRVFERFYQVDKARGPKRGTGLGLAIAKEIVTAHGGRIRAESVGEGHGSTFVVWLPATPPVTAVVSRA, encoded by the coding sequence ATGTCACTGCGCTGGCGGTTATTCGCCACGTATTTTTTGCTGCTGACAGTGACGCTGGCGGTGATTATCGGGTCGCTGCTGGTGTTTTTCAGCGCGCGGCCGGAGCCCCCTTTGCAGACGTATCGGGAGTTGGCCTCGGTGTCGCAGGCGATGATCGACGAATTGCTGCCAACGACGACGGGGCGTTTGGCGCGCGCGCGGCTGTCTGAGCTGTCGACTGAATATGATGTACGCATCCTGCTGATGAACGGGGCGAACCAGACTGTCGAATTTGACAGCGCGCAGTTGATTGCCGAAGGCACGGCAGTTGAGCTCAACCGCGACCGGAACTACGATGTCCTGGGACGCACGCTTCAGGTGTCCGGCGCGTACGTCGGGGGGTTCAACGACCCCGCAACAGGCCAGCCGTGGCTGTTCCTGGGTCTGCAGACCCGTTTCCAGAACATCACGGCCGTGCTGGGGAAAGTCCAGTCGACGCGCACACTGAACGACGCGCTAGCCGAGTTTGGTTCGTCGATTGCGGCGCCGCTCATACAATCCGGAATCGTCGGACTGGTATTTGCCTTCATCCTGGCGGCGTTTATAAGCCGTCAGATTGCGAAACCGCTGGGCGCGGTGGCGGATGCCGCAGGGGCAGTGGCGCGCGGGGACTATGAAGTCAGCCTGCCGGAGACGGGCGCATCGGAGGTGCGGGCTGTCGCACAAGCCTTCAATACGATGACCCGCGAAGTCCGAAGCACCCAGCAGTCTCAGAGGGACTTTCTCGCGAACGTCAGCCACGACCTCAAGACGCCGCTGACGTCAATTCAGGGCTATTCTCAAGCCATCATCGACGGTGCGGTTCGCGAACCTGCGGCGGCGGCCGAGGTCATTTACAGTGAAGCGGACAGGTTGAGCCGGATGGTCACTGACCTCACTGACTTAGCTCGGCTGCAGTCCGGACGAGTATCGCTGCATCTGGATCGCGTTGATATCGCTGCGCTGACCGAAGCGCTGGCCCAGCGAATTGAAGTGGTGGCGAAGAAGAAGAATGTCGCGCTGCGCGTGAACTCGCCGGGAAGCATCGTGGTCGCGGCAGATGGCGACCGGATGGCCCAGGTCATCACAAATCTGTTGAGCAACGCGGTCAAATTCACGCCGGAAAACGGACATGTCAATGTGAGTCTGCGCGGGTTGGATAATGGCGTCGAGGTCGCTGTGCACGACAGCGGGATCGGCATCCCGCAGAATGAGCTGACGCGGGTATTCGAGCGGTTCTATCAGGTCGATAAGGCGCGGGGGCCGAAACGCGGGACCGGGCTGGGGTTAGCGATCGCGAAGGAAATCGTCACCGCGCACGGCGGGCGAATCCGCGCGGAGAGTGTCGGCGAGGGTCACGGCTCAACATTTGTGGTGTGGCTCCCGGCAACTCCGCCGGTTACAGCGGTCGTCAGCCGCGCCTAA
- the mazG gene encoding nucleoside triphosphate pyrophosphohydrolase: MAIIIAGLGPGSIDDVTRRVWRALETAQTVILRTERHPCVPHLPAVQKLIACDDLYEKHAAFEAVYDAIVARVIDHARSGDVVYAVPGDPTIGESTTAKLRAAAESVGIGVQILPGISFIEPSLALVGVDGIDGVQLLDALVVGAMHHPQINPDYPALISQVYSPAVASDLKLTLMNQYPDEFPVMLIHAAGSADAKVEQLALYEIDRSPHTSHLTSMYLPALGEMSSFERFQDIIAHLRAPEGCPWDKEQTHDSLRRYIVEETHEVLDAIDREDWDALAEELGDVLLQVVLHTQIAIDDGEFKMSDVLRAVNQKMIRRHPHVFGDAAADSAAQVVTNWEAIKQREKAERGDDAPQSLLDSIPVSLAPLSQSYKLQHKAGKVGFDWPGIEPVADKLREELAELLTAETPDERLKELGDILFVVVNLGRHVGIDDPETALRLTNRKFRTRFQAVERAVKASGRPWDSFALDELDAFWNAAKALG; this comes from the coding sequence TCATCGCAGGACTCGGCCCCGGCAGCATCGACGACGTCACGCGGCGGGTATGGCGCGCCTTGGAAACAGCGCAAACAGTGATCCTGCGTACTGAACGTCACCCATGTGTCCCACATCTGCCTGCGGTTCAGAAACTCATTGCCTGCGATGATCTTTACGAAAAGCACGCCGCCTTTGAAGCCGTCTACGACGCCATCGTCGCACGGGTCATAGACCACGCACGGTCTGGCGACGTGGTCTATGCCGTTCCCGGCGACCCGACTATCGGCGAATCGACAACCGCCAAACTGCGCGCCGCCGCAGAGTCCGTAGGCATAGGAGTGCAAATTCTCCCCGGCATCAGCTTCATCGAGCCGTCCCTGGCGCTCGTTGGCGTCGATGGCATCGACGGTGTGCAGCTCCTTGACGCGCTGGTAGTTGGCGCGATGCACCACCCTCAGATTAACCCCGATTATCCCGCGCTGATCTCGCAGGTCTACAGCCCTGCCGTCGCCAGCGACTTGAAGCTCACGCTGATGAATCAATACCCTGACGAGTTCCCGGTAATGCTGATCCATGCGGCCGGCTCCGCTGATGCGAAGGTCGAACAACTGGCGTTGTACGAAATCGATCGCAGCCCGCATACCAGCCATCTGACCTCGATGTATCTGCCTGCGCTCGGTGAAATGAGCAGCTTCGAGCGCTTCCAGGATATCATCGCTCACCTGCGCGCGCCGGAAGGATGCCCGTGGGATAAGGAACAGACCCACGACTCGCTCCGCCGCTATATCGTGGAAGAGACCCACGAGGTCCTGGACGCCATCGACCGCGAGGATTGGGACGCGCTGGCCGAGGAACTCGGTGACGTGCTGCTTCAAGTCGTCCTGCACACCCAGATCGCCATTGACGATGGCGAATTCAAGATGAGCGACGTGCTGCGCGCTGTCAACCAGAAGATGATCCGCCGCCACCCGCACGTCTTCGGCGACGCCGCCGCTGACAGCGCGGCGCAGGTCGTCACCAACTGGGAAGCAATCAAACAGCGTGAAAAGGCCGAACGTGGAGATGACGCGCCCCAGTCATTGCTCGACAGCATCCCTGTTAGCCTCGCGCCCCTTTCGCAGAGCTACAAACTACAGCACAAGGCCGGCAAAGTCGGCTTCGACTGGCCGGGGATCGAGCCGGTGGCCGATAAGCTGCGCGAGGAACTCGCCGAACTTCTCACCGCCGAGACCCCCGACGAGCGCCTCAAAGAATTGGGTGACATTCTATTCGTGGTCGTTAATCTGGGCCGTCACGTCGGCATAGACGACCCGGAGACAGCACTTCGTCTAACCAATCGCAAATTCCGTACGCGTTTTCAGGCCGTCGAACGCGCCGTGAAAGCCAGCGGTCGGCCATGGGACTCCTTCGCCCTCGATGAACTCGACGCCTTCTGGAATGCCGCCAAGGCGCTCGGCTAA